The following proteins are co-located in the Microplitis demolitor isolate Queensland-Clemson2020A chromosome 5, iyMicDemo2.1a, whole genome shotgun sequence genome:
- the LOC103569080 gene encoding protein tweety — protein sequence MVVGHQLPEQYTVPQLAIFFHSLPHLNVSFHLVNNTFNPGSDIYLESLGILGSIPAAWLILTLLVLLVYLVTRCCDRKPRPRRSITLLKCLLAILAVLCSGAVAVGLYGNDDVHNGLVQFLNAAKEIDKSILSVKNQTETIDAILRKKLQPGLTSFGDELDAPVGNKTAYEILMPIWNQMLKNTTVAVERSGELKKLLCCINLGKPIELVDKIEFFRWPVTMAVLSALLVLCVVLLVGVARHSRCALITFSVFGLFAVIISWLMASSYLATSVFLGDFCMSPDGYLTRNNPTPMASEVLNYYMHCESTQNNPFTQRLRAGQMAAGYMKMSLAAVERIVLNLYDSPSLAPKLSSLKNEVQAVDQLMPGLSTLLNCKPLHRQYVNAAKGLCHLGLYGLTFMLIASLAAGIFFTILVWVDSHTWIYIRKRRDYSQVDEQDPFLPPSAASQAIAARTLRGQGSYPPTAPSLNPNSHGTNNTIKQPLLLTPPPPSYATATARARQLHESMLKGGGVNGSGGIGDHKLSQHNQQSASGRAEHRSGHGDQPGQYATLSKQCKTLESNREPPWTPSVASFTGTMSHNSHGPAHLATFQDSRKTQTLDPKNLANLKRGPTPAWNQNRPLPPNPSSQPSWEFESRSQTNMNQFRSLVKNKTPNIRVQDQVQDQVRTLDRNFTRGQFNGTAPNNVVPNMYGTYNRAQARQEKASAVPTLSQVQGSDPNLYAVTEL from the exons AGTCTGGGTATATTAGGAAGCATTCCTGCTGCCTGGTTGATCTTGACACTACTCGTATTGTTAGTTTATCTTGTAACGAGATGTTGCGATCGAAAACCACGTCCAAGAAGATCAATAACTCTGTTGAAATGTTTACTTGCTATTTTGGCAGTACTGTGTTCTGGTGCTGTTGCAGTAGGACTTTATGGAAACGATGATGTACACAATGGTCTTGTACAATTTCTAAATGCTGCTAAAGAgattgataaaagtattttgtcTGTTAAAAATCAAACAGAAACAATAGACGCaatactgagaaaaaaattacaacctGGATTAACGTCATTCGGTGATGAATTGGATGCACCTGTTGGTAATAAAACAGCTTACGAAATTTTGATGCCAATATGGAATCAAATGCTTAAGAATACAACGGTTGCTGTCGAACGTAGtggtgaattaaaaaaactgctGTGTTGTATTAATCTGGGTAAACCCATTGAGCTGgttgataaaattgaattcttCAGATGGCCTGTCACTATGGCTGTACTGAGTGCTTTACTTGTACTATGTGTGGTTCTGCTGGTCGGAGTCGCGCGACATTCTCGCTGTGCCCTCATTAC ATTTTCTGTATTCGGCCTCTTCGCTGTCATAATTTCATGGCTAATGGCTTCCTCGTACCTGGCAACATCGGTATTCCTCGGTGATTTCTGTATGTCTCCTGATGGTTATCTTACAAGAAATAATCCAACACCAATGGCTAGTGAAGTACTTAATTACTATATGCACTGCGAAAGCACCCAAAATAATCCATTTACACAACGATTGAGAGCGGGACAAATGGCTGCTGGTTACATGAAAATGAGTTTGGCTGCTGTTGAACGTATTGTACTGAACCTATATGATAGCCCATCACTTGCGCCAAAGCTCAGTAGCCTCAAAAATGAGGTACAAGCTGTGGACCAACTTATGCCAGGGTTAAGTACTCTTCTTAACTGTAAACCACTTCATAGGCAATATGTTAATGCCGCCAAAGGCCTCTGTCATCTTGGACTATACGGATTGACGTTTATGCTGATTGCTAGTCTTGCTGctggaatattttttactattttagtTTGGGTTGATTCCCACACGTGGATTTATATCAGAAAACG AAGGGATTACTCACAAGTTGACGAGCAGGATCCATTTTTGCCACCATCAGCGGCGTCGCAGGCCATCGCAGCCAGGACTCTTCGTGGCCAAGGGTCGTACCCGCCTACAGCCCCTTCTCTTAATCCAAATTCTCATGGCACGAATAATACAATTAAGCAGCCTCTTCTGCTAACGCCGCCCCCGCCATCCTACGCTACCGCAACAGCTCGAGCACGTCAGCTGCACGAGAGCATGTTAAA agGTGGGGGTGTTAACGGGAGTGGAGGAATCGGAGATCACAAACTGTCTCAGCATAATCAGCAATCGGCAAGTGGACGAGCTGAGCACCGTTCTGGGCACGGAGATCAACCTGGTCAGTACGCAACTTTAAGTAAACAGTGCAAGACTTTAGAATCTAAT AGAGAGCCTCCTTGGACACCAAGTGTGGCGTCCTTTACTGGTACAATGTCTCATAACTCACATGGTCCTGCCCATCTTGCCACATTTCAAGACTCTCGAAAAACCCAAACATTGGATCCTAAAAATCTTGCTAATTTAAAACGAGGACCTACACCAGCATGGAATCAAAATCGTCCACTACCACCAAATCCATCGAGTCAACCGTCCTGGGAATTTGAATCACGATCACAAACGAACATGAATCAATTtcgttcattagttaaaaataaaacaccgAATATTAGAGTCCAAGATCAAGTACAGGACCAGGTAAGGACACTCGATCGTAATTTTACACGTGGACAATTCAATGGTACTGCTCCAAATAACGTTGTTCCAAATATGTACGGTACTTATAATCGCGCACAAGCACGACAAGAAAAAGCATCTGCGGTTCCTACTCTCAGTCAGGTTCAAGGCAGCGATCCTAATTTATATGCCGTAACagagttataa